One Lepisosteus oculatus isolate fLepOcu1 chromosome 27, fLepOcu1.hap2, whole genome shotgun sequence genomic window, gctccagtttactcccacagtccagcgacatactggtaggttaactggcctgTGGTAACATTaggctggtgtgagtgtctatATGCCCTGTGAAGGACTAGCATCCCTTCAGATTTTCACTCCAAATGATTCGATCGGTGGTCTCTAAATTGACCAGTCTCAAAAACCAATTTTGCGATGACTAAATCTCCCACAGTACTAGAGCATAACATACGCTCTCTGGTCTAGCGGTTTTACAATGCTTCTAGAAAAGATGAAAAATCTGCAGTTGCTGCTCAACCATCAATAACGGCAACACTATGTACAGTGTGTTTGGAAAGTATTTATATTAAAAGTCAACAATAGAAAGGCTTCAATAGTACTTTCCTGGATTTTGCTGCATATACTTTCCACTCATTTTTGAAAGTCTAATTAGGCCCTGCTGAGACCCAGCGCAGgactgcacacactcacaggactcagatttttttacacttactgaaaaaaaaaaattacttgtATGAAATGCGCCTTTTAAGAGCAACGAGCAGCTACACTGCAGCTAGGTCCTGTTTCTCACAAGCCTCTGGGGAAAGATTACGTTTCTATTTCCTAAATGCACCTCTAGTTTCTGTTTGGGCTCTCACTGACCCCTTCAATCTAGTCCTTTAGGTTGACTTTATCAGTGCCCATAAGACTGATATATTTGTGCCAGGAAATCTTTGGCCCTTTACCCACTGTGAAACACCATAATCTCATTTGGTACTTCTACAGTGCTACTCTACCTCGTCCATCTAATTCGCATCACCTATAACCTAGACTAGGTGAGCAATAGTAGAACCTACATAAAATCACTGCAGGTCAGGGagtgttgcttgccaggacaccTAAATATTTTAGGCCTAGTACAATGTCCTACATAACCACTTCTCAAATGAATACATGGCACCTGTATTTCAAAGGTGCCTTTACTCAGACCCTTCTGAAAGACTAAATACATTAAATCTTACTGTGGCTGCTTCTACATAGTTGAAGTCAGGCAAGGATTTATCAAAAGACTATTTAACCTCCATGTTAGCAATTTCCTACAATAAATTAGACTGATCTGCTTTAGTCCTGATGGCTCCAATAAAGTAGTTAAGCACCTCAGGCTCAAACTACTGATGACAGCTGTCTCTTCCTTGTTGGCACTACAAGACATGCTCAAGTGCACGGGCAGTGTCCATGATTGGATGCAATTATTGTTGCAGTGTTTTCTGAATGAGCTCTTAGTTCCACGTCATAAAATAACATTGTGATCAGATTGAGGGGGGGAATAAAAAGCATGCAACATCAGAAGTTCCAGGCTATTTTATTTGGCTCAGAAGGTAGAAACATTCACTATTCTCCTCCCATGACCAGACCATAAGGGCTACTCAGACCTGACACCTCTGGACTCGGCCATCTTTGCACACAATCCAGAGGATTCCTCGGTCATAGGACACATGCCTGGCCACACCAGCTGCCCTTAGAGCCCACCACCTCCTGCCAAAGGGGTTACAGGCATCAACACCAAGCCTGCAGGAAAAGGAGCAGGGTTAGAGCAGCATAGAATTAGGACAGTCATTCATGCAACCATGTGCATTAAACCCTCCCCCAGCTCACCTCTTGAAGACCACTCCATTCCTGCTCACCCCATACACACTGCCATCTGAGCCCACCTCCACCAGGGACAGGGAGCCCTGAATGGGGTACCACCTGTCAGAGCCTTTGCAGGAATCCCCACTCACATCCAGCTTGACGAAGATCCGGTCCAACCGGTTCACTCCCCAGCAGCCAAAAGGCCCACAGGAATAGTACTTGAGGGAGCCCACAACAGGAATCCAGGGGATGTTGCCCTGGCCAGCATACTGCAGCACAGGCCCACTGTTCAGGCAGAAGATGGAATTGGCAGCATTGACACCAACCACGAACTTGTCTCCACCAGCATCAATCTGGATGAGGGAGCCTGCAGAGGAGAGCAAGAAATACAGCTGATCTcagcagggggcagtgcagTGCTCATTCCTCAGTATGAGGTCATGAACACTTGAGGAATGAAAGTTGTTCTGGCTGAATGCAGCCACTAACTATGGATAAACTTAAAAGCTACCATTTCTAACCCATATAGATCAGCTGCAGCCTCACCTGGCTGTACTTGGATCCACCTTCCCCGAAGCCACTTGAACACAAGGCTTGCGAGACTCACACTCCAgagccctgctggccccacactCACATGTTTCCCCTTCATGgccagagagacccagctgttgCCCTGGTAGCTGACCAGGTTGTCTGCATTGTCGACTCCACACACCCTTCCAGCACCAGCGTCTACCTGCTTCAGACTGCCAGGCACAGCCCGACACTGCAGGGCTTCAGCCACAGACACTGGGGAGGAGAGGACACCACTAAGATCAGGTGGAAGGAGCCTGGGCTTAAGGCAACAGAGGATCATGAGCAGTTGACAGTGAGGAACTAATCAAGAGACAGGACAGAATAAAACAAGTCAACAGGGCATTAACACATTAGCAACAATATGAACAGAGGTTATACTCCCCTATGTGCAATAAACATGGTCTTGTTTTCAGGTGCTATTGGAGTTCTACATCCGAGTCATGGATTTAATACAAATAGCACTCCAAGTATTTTTTTAGGCAACACCTACACTCAAGGTCAAATCAGCTATACTAACACATAAATACAAGCAATATGCAGTTATTTCTCTTATCTACCCTTATACTGCTCCTTTTAACTAAAACAGAATATCCAAACCATACCTAGAAGAACTCCCACAAgcaaacacaacacacagcCTCTCCCTTCCATGTTGATGAGTGATCACACAAACTTCATGTATAGTATAAGCACCACCAGTGGCCTTTATATACTCAAGACCGCTGGGCTTCAGCTCCTACACACACCTGTCTAACCAGGTGTTAAATTGGAGCATAATGACCTGCTGATTGAATCATTCAAGTTTCAATTACAGAAAACATCATGAATTATCCTCAGGTTGTAGGAATCATGacaacaaaaactgaaattgaagcCCAGTGCTTCAGATAGTcatgagctggattagttctaATATCAGCAGTGACATCCTCCAGTAGTGTCGATAAGGGGTGATCACAGGTGCTGCTGGAACACAAAAAAACTCTGTAAAtgtttaatgcaagaaataaCTGAATTAGCTAATGAAACAACTAGGTGTATCAGGTCTTGcactaaaatgttttacaaagcTGAATATTTCATTACTCTTGTTACAAACCTTTGCAGTCTTTGTCCTGAGATATTCTTTTCATTTCACGTTTCATCTGACAGATTaaagattacatttttctgAGCACTCAGAGAAACATATTTTGGACCTGATTTGAAATCTTCCAGGTCCTGTCTTGTTTTCTCAGTTAATCTCATGTGGGAGAGGATTAGTGTTAATTAAAACACAAGTTACTGCATTCAGAATGGGGAATTAATGACACTGTAGCTCTTAAGGCACCTAATTCACGAGTGACCATTTGGACAGAATAGTGAGGTGGATTTTAGGACTGCAGCCTCACATTTCCTGGGGTTGATTTCCAGCTGAATTTCctgctgtgtggagcttgtatgtctTCCATGTGGATTTTCTCTATGGGACCAGATTGCTCCCACTTTAGAAAGGTGACCTGGcttgtgtgtgaatttcataAATCCTCCCCTTGTGCTTGTGTTCACAGCTGCTGGTCGTTTCTTGACTGCAGATTGGAGGGTGTTTGTCTGTGAGGATATTAAAGACAAGGTAGATGTCATTACTACATACATTTATGGGTGGAAATGTGTTTCCATCTAAACAGACAGAAAGGAAATGCTAGATTATGGAGGAAAGTGATTCAAAGGAAGGTACAGGAAGAATTAAAACAGCCTTAAAGAGATGGGAAATCCCAGGTGGAGAAATTGATGAATGGAAACAGGACCAGGCCAGACAGCCAAGTCCCCCACAGTAACAGCTTGTTGAGCCTCACACCTTGAGCCACCATGTAAATGAGCTGAATTATTTCTTATCTCAGTTTGAGAGCAGTGAACCAGCAGAGGCCATTTTTAACAATGGAATTGGGCCCACTGGTGTCTCTCCTTTACTATAACAGCTGAACAAGTGGGGCGGCTGTTTTTAATGGGTCCTGACAGACCAGAAGGGTATATACTTTGCAGAAGTGTCTTGACACTCAGTCCTGTATTGAGTAACCTTCAGAAATCTCTTCCCACTATTACAGGTCTAaggttttggaaaataattgtTCCTCTGattttattactgttttattACTGCCGACTACAGTGTCCGCCACACATCGTCGTTTGCAAAGGCAAAGTGCCACTTCTCCTTcttgggtggagcggtggctctgtgcatgtggctggaaggttgccagttcaaatcccactgctggcagaggaatcctactctctTGGGCCCCTTAACACCATAAgcgagctggggtatgtgaaaagacaaattcctaatgcaagaaattgtatatggctaataaagtgatctcatcttaataattaataataatttcttacacttatacagtacatgcttttctggacacttcactcagagctctttacaggtaatggggactcccctcctccaccaccagtgtgcagccccacctggatgatgcgccagtacactccccacacaccagctctcagtggggaggagagcagagtgatgaagccagttcagagatggggattattaggaggcaaagaacagggggaaatttggccaggaccagggtaacaccccaaatctttttcagaaacaccctgggatctttaatgatcaaagagagtcaggacctgttTTATTCCTCAtttgaaggacggcaccttttttacagtatagtgtcccccattgctatactggggcactaggacccacacagacagcagggggAGCGCCCCCCTACTGGTACCagttacacctcttccagcagcagcctcagcttttccaggagtctcccatccaggtcctGACCAGACTGACACCTGTTGGGCTTCAGTgagttgccagctgtgagctgcagggtgatagagctgctgtgtgtaaaACATAAAAGGCTCTGGAGTCTGTGGAGACACGAGGATTCAAACCCGCtctctcactggacacagagCAACTCATCAACAGAGTGACGCTTTGCTCACTGGTGGCGTTTTCACCTGCCAGCTGGagagtcctgggtttgattcccagGCACCATACTGGGAATTGTACTTTCACAAATAAAGTTCACAGTCGTACATTAAAGACATAAAGATTCTTTATCCCAATTAGGACTgtttatcttttatttatttgaataaatcagtatattagccatatacaatttcttgccttaggaatttgtcttttcacataccccaacttgctctccatgagacacacaggcagagagaagcttggggtcagagcacagagtcagctctttatacagcacccctggcttctggagaagttggggttaaggactttgctcagggacccaacagTGTAGGAGTCCTCCGCCagttgcaggatttgaaccagcaaccttccaaccacaagcacagagccaccactccgcccaaaGACTTCATAAACTTATTATGTAGGACTCAGACTATTATCTCGATTGCAGTAcatctcattttgtttttttgtagcaGCTAGACACAAGGACATTTATTCTCTAAATTTAATGAATTATTACGTAGTGTTTCAATCATGGTGTCCTGCAGGTCCTTTTAAGGACTTCTGATATATTTGCATCCTAGTTGTGACACAAAGGGACAAAGGCAAAAGACACATACTTACAATGCTTTAGAATTCTGTGAGTGGCATTTATTAAtttgacatttaattattttttttaagggaACAGGAAGCGCATGCCTCTCCAAAAACAAAGTgtagtttttaaatacagtaggtgcatGAGCCaaatacactgacacacaaacaACACTTCAGACGCTCACACACAACATATGATACACATGAACGTTAACGATTGGCATTATTAACGTTCATGATACAGTTTTGTTTAGATCAAGCTAAGTAAAGTTAAAACGAGTAAGGAAAGATATTGAGTTAAAGAAATCCCTAAAGTAATATCCACAGATATCCATACATGCAGTTAATCTAGATTGCTGGGATTAGCTCTGGCAGTACATGCTGGATGTATAATTGAAAAAATGTtccaattcaaaataaaatgcagaagaTATTCTCTTCAAAATTTGAAtagttaagaaataaaaatatattcaaatatcACTGAAGCCTGCATTTGTGATACAGTAGTGATTCCAATTTTATTCtgctgatttgtttttaactgatttgtttttaacatcTCCTGCACATTATATAGTGCATAGTACCTGTACAAAATGGGCTACTTAAAGTATCTGATCTGAGTGACTGCTGAGAAGGAATTCACACAGTATGAactgtgcaaaaacaaaaagctttcTAAAATTGCAGATAGCTCATGGATCACAAATAATTGTCTTTTAAATATCATTGGtttgaaagaaaccaaaacTGCAGGAGCATCAATAAAGAGATGTCCAGTCCACACAGATCCTCTTTTAACAGTTTAgtttacaaaactgaaaaacaaacatgagATATGAGATGACATCAATGTTCTAGTTTGATGACAAGGATCAAAAGAACAGGTGAAACAGCCTGTAGAGGCCAATTAACTTAGTTTGCAAAGGACCAGAGGCTTCTTTCTATCAATACGTATATAAACTGATCATTTTCAACAGAACAAACACATGACACCGTGTTTTAACCATAAACACTTACAGTTTTCAGATGAACCTTGGGCTAGTTACATCGGCCCAACACTAGAGTGGGGCAGTGTatatgtttcatgtttatatcaCTTCGTCCGTGttattgctatttttattaatattacttgaatatttaacatacaaTAATATagacaattaataataatgtcaaATGGTGAGTATatgttatttctgtattttattaggAGAGACAGAGTCTTCATGTTAAAAACACATCTTGCGTGTTCCCTGGAGCTGAACCCGGGTCGCTGGTGTGGCAAGACCTCCACCACTGAGCTGCAGCATCGTCCTGCTTGAACAAGCACCTACACTTAAAACTAAATGTCTGTCATCTTCCAGGACACTGCAAATAAGCATTAGATACagcacaataaataaatatgtactgtataaagaccACACAATTAAAATTAGTGATGCTATAAATGCTTACagaaaaagtgaaataaaaaaacaaattccattttatttcaaagtCTTTTGAAacgaatctacagtatatcaatataCCGAATGGATCAAAACATTTTCTCGCATTCATTGTGGTGTTGTTGTAAGGAAAGAGTGATTGCCTCAAAATGATTGCCTTTACTGTCTAGTACACTTCTGTTTTTCACATAATATATAACATTAtaacataatacatttaattatatgTATAATCTATTTGACAATCAAAACCCaaaataaaattctgttttCTAATTACTATTTATGCACAGTTACTAATACTTCTGTAGTTAAttcaaaaaatatatagttattgtacagtatactacGGCAAGCACAAGAAAGCACTAAGGActtaatatacatttaatttttattataaaaatacgattttctgtgtgcTAGATACTTGGCACATTGAGGATTCACTGCGCCACTTGTCAGTCTAACAGAGCACTCCGAGTGGCTGTATCTGTAAGTGCTGATTATTAAGGTAACATTTTGTGCAGGTGGCAGAAGAGTTTCAAAGGTTACTGCCCATCAATTAATTTCATGCTTTCTAATATGCTGCCCGACTTTCCAATACAATTCAAAaggggaactacagtcccagtttctcaggcCAGTTATTAAATTTCTGTAGCAAATTAAATTCATTGACAGTATAGAAAATTGTACAAATATCAActgaagcacaaaatcatgaactttgtgaaagttcCGTAAGTCGCCATTCTGTCGCAAACCTCTTTTATCTCAAGAGTTAACAAATTCGACTTATCGGCAAGACGTCGAGAGCAGTATTTCTAATGGATTAAAAGAGGTGTctcacaagcctgcttcttaTAATGAACTGCAGATGCTGGGCATACCTGGACATTTTGACTATTTTGTTATGTATATTGGAGgctttacaagttactgtttaCATCTGACtatcattgtggtttgaaatacgCTCATCAATGCTGATAGTTTCTAACCTCTTATAAAAATAGTGTCTATATAAAAAAGTGTTTCAGTTCCCCTTTCAAGGAAAATCAAAGATCAATGGTATAATGTTTACTTTCCATTCATATGTTGTCAGTTTCTAGAATGACATATTTCAACATTCAGTGACTTTCTGAAGAAGGTAGAACATGCATCTCTAGagaaaagtgcttttaaaatctCCGTCTATCCCTCAGTCGTGTTGAAAGAAATCGCTCAGAGATTTCCGGTTTTCATGGCGTCAATAGTAACAGAAGCCctgagtctgtgtgtgaggaTTAGGAACAGAtcacctcacctctctctcCACAGGATTCTTAAACCTTGCTTCTTTCACACTGTCCTGAAGCGCTTGTTTCACAGTCTCCTGCTGAGAGAGGTGCTGGGCAGCTGCACCAACACACTGGTACAGGAAGGCCTGTGACACTGGAGAAGAGGACAGTGAGCACTGAGCTCAGGAGCTCAGACAGCACACTGAACCAGGGCACACAGAACCCAGAATGGGCTCAGCCTTCTGCCAGACTCAC contains:
- the LOC138225244 gene encoding fish-egg lectin-like; translated protein: MEGRGCVLCLLVGVLLVSVAEALQCRAVPGSLKQVDAGAGRVCGVDNADNLVSYQGNSWVSLAMKGKHVSVGPAGLWSVSLASLVFKWLRGRWIQVQPGSLIQIDAGGDKFVVGVNAANSIFCLNSGPVLQYAGQGNIPWIPVVGSLKYYSCGPFGCWGVNRLDRIFVKLDVSGDSCKGSDRWYPIQGSLSLVEVGSDGSVYGVSRNGVVFKRLGVDACNPFGRRWWALRAAGVARHVSYDRGILWIVCKDGRVQRCQV